A DNA window from Mucilaginibacter xinganensis contains the following coding sequences:
- a CDS encoding metallophosphoesterase, with protein MHNGGFLKIFLIIAFISLLLDWYVFNGLKTLTLDWQSERFRRVVKWGFLLISVGVTVLFIGGFGSFSTARGMIPFHEWMLSLFLTFFVTKIFFVVILLLGDTGRLFYGVVNNITRPEGKAIEPYFPARRKFISEIAVLAAAFPFTGFLYAMVKGKYDYKVHRTTLYFDDLPEAFDGFTITQLSDIHSGSFDNTTAVQRGIDLAKAQKSDMFVFTGDLVNNAAWEVEPYIPNFSQLKAPYGQFSILGNHDYGDYIQWDSPAHKSANLDKLKEHHQTMGYRLMLNENIAIEKDGQKIALIGVENWGKGFIQLGDLDKALEGVDKDAFKILLSHDPTHWEEKVRYNPANIHLTLSGHTHGAQFGVEAGGLKWSPVKYRYLDWAGLVNEKNRYLYVNRGFGFLAFSGRLGIWPEITVITLKRKKAEA; from the coding sequence ATGCACAACGGTGGTTTTTTGAAGATATTTTTAATTATTGCATTTATAAGCCTTTTGTTAGACTGGTATGTTTTTAACGGCCTCAAAACCCTAACCCTCGACTGGCAATCAGAACGTTTCCGGCGGGTGGTTAAATGGGGTTTCCTGCTAATTTCTGTAGGTGTAACTGTACTTTTTATTGGCGGTTTCGGCAGCTTTAGCACCGCCCGGGGGATGATACCTTTTCACGAGTGGATGCTGAGTCTTTTCCTCACCTTTTTTGTAACCAAGATATTTTTTGTGGTGATATTGCTGTTAGGCGATACCGGCCGCCTGTTTTATGGGGTAGTAAATAATATTACCAGGCCCGAAGGCAAGGCAATTGAACCTTATTTTCCGGCAAGGCGTAAATTTATAAGCGAGATTGCCGTATTGGCTGCAGCATTCCCCTTTACTGGCTTTTTGTACGCCATGGTGAAAGGAAAATACGATTACAAAGTACACCGCACCACGCTTTATTTTGATGATTTGCCCGAGGCTTTTGACGGATTTACCATTACCCAGCTATCAGATATTCACTCCGGCAGTTTTGATAATACCACTGCTGTGCAGCGGGGTATTGACCTGGCTAAAGCGCAAAAAAGCGATATGTTTGTTTTTACAGGCGACCTGGTAAACAATGCCGCCTGGGAGGTTGAACCTTACATCCCCAATTTCAGCCAGCTTAAAGCGCCCTATGGGCAGTTCTCCATACTGGGAAATCATGACTATGGGGATTATATTCAATGGGACAGCCCGGCGCACAAATCAGCAAACCTTGACAAATTGAAAGAACACCACCAAACAATGGGTTATCGTTTAATGCTGAATGAAAACATAGCGATTGAGAAAGACGGCCAGAAAATTGCGCTGATAGGTGTAGAAAACTGGGGCAAAGGATTCATCCAGTTGGGCGACCTGGATAAAGCATTGGAGGGTGTAGATAAAGATGCCTTTAAGATCCTGCTCTCGCACGACCCTACTCATTGGGAGGAAAAGGTACGCTACAACCCGGCCAACATCCATTTAACGCTTTCAGGGCACACCCATGGCGCACAGTTCGGGGTTGAAGCCGGCGGTTTAAAATGGAGCCCGGTAAAATACCGCTACCTTGACTGGGCCGGACTGGTAAACGAAAAGAACCGTTACCTGTACGTAAACCGCGGTTTCGGTTTCCTCGCATTTTCCGGCCGCCTGGGCATCTGGCCCGAGATTACTGTAATAACTTTAAAGCGAAAAAAAGCAGAAGCTTAG
- a CDS encoding carboxylesterase/lipase family protein, whose protein sequence is MKSTFQKIMAITLLFAFIALTKVLAQNQPVVKTNKGYIRGEFENGTAVFKGVPYAAPPVGAARYLPPAEHVAWKDTLQTQKFGPIATQPDRRQVLGTEDCLSLNIYTPKTDNKKRAVLVWVHGGSMTAGAGKGEDGHAFADNDDIVTVTINYRLGALGFLYLGDLDNRYAQSGNNGLLDCVMALKWIKQNIALFGGDANRVTIMGESAGAKLISAVLVSPKSKGLFQQYIAESGSVQCIRDTLTAKNERLKILKQLGLGKNDARKLLLLPADSIIKAQAIVCAGIGGNSFFGPVYDGVTITGDAYKYVADKDIPHIKALIGTNKYEAALFINGDEKLKHPDTVILRALFGDDYPMVYKTFKEELNTNTPYDAAVKVITQYMYQMHSYRFAKALSQNEIPVWVYRFDYDNGKKYGANHGAELQYVWNDPKLKAAEAERQQLAAAMHRTWVSFIKNGNPNSAALPAWPRYKNETRQIMTFDKVNKVITVKEVFDDKSFPSQVFMLKGKNSD, encoded by the coding sequence ATGAAATCTACCTTCCAAAAAATAATGGCTATTACTTTGTTGTTTGCGTTTATTGCGTTAACTAAAGTATTGGCTCAAAATCAGCCGGTTGTAAAAACCAACAAAGGTTACATCCGTGGCGAATTTGAAAACGGAACAGCTGTTTTTAAAGGCGTGCCTTATGCTGCGCCACCGGTAGGCGCTGCAAGATATTTACCACCGGCCGAACATGTTGCCTGGAAAGACACTTTGCAGACGCAAAAATTTGGGCCGATAGCAACACAACCCGACAGACGACAGGTGCTGGGAACAGAAGACTGTCTTTCGTTAAATATCTACACGCCCAAAACCGATAACAAAAAACGGGCGGTATTGGTGTGGGTGCACGGCGGAAGTATGACTGCCGGCGCCGGAAAAGGTGAAGACGGACATGCCTTTGCCGATAATGACGATATTGTAACGGTAACTATAAACTACAGGCTTGGCGCTTTAGGCTTTTTGTACTTGGGCGATTTGGATAACCGTTATGCCCAATCTGGCAATAACGGCTTGCTGGATTGTGTGATGGCGCTTAAATGGATAAAACAAAACATTGCCCTATTTGGCGGTGACGCCAACCGGGTAACTATAATGGGTGAATCGGCAGGGGCAAAGTTGATCAGTGCTGTACTTGTTTCGCCAAAATCAAAAGGACTGTTTCAGCAATATATTGCTGAAAGCGGATCTGTTCAATGCATCAGAGATACGCTAACTGCAAAAAATGAACGCCTGAAAATCTTAAAACAATTGGGCCTGGGTAAAAATGATGCCCGTAAGTTGCTCTTGCTCCCGGCTGATTCTATAATTAAAGCCCAGGCAATAGTATGCGCCGGTATTGGTGGCAATTCGTTCTTTGGCCCTGTTTACGATGGTGTTACCATTACAGGCGATGCTTACAAATATGTGGCAGATAAGGATATACCGCATATAAAAGCGTTAATAGGTACCAATAAATATGAGGCCGCCTTGTTTATTAATGGCGATGAAAAGTTAAAACACCCGGATACGGTAATTTTAAGGGCGCTGTTTGGTGATGATTATCCCATGGTTTACAAAACTTTTAAAGAAGAGCTTAATACAAATACACCTTATGATGCTGCTGTAAAAGTAATAACCCAATACATGTACCAAATGCATAGTTATCGCTTTGCCAAAGCGCTTTCACAAAATGAAATTCCTGTTTGGGTGTACAGGTTTGATTATGATAACGGCAAAAAATATGGCGCAAATCACGGGGCTGAGCTTCAGTATGTATGGAACGACCCCAAATTAAAAGCTGCGGAAGCAGAAAGGCAGCAACTGGCTGCGGCGATGCACCGTACCTGGGTTTCATTTATAAAAAATGGCAATCCCAATAGCGCAGCATTACCCGCCTGGCCGCGTTATAAAAATGAAACCCGGCAGATAATGACCTTTGATAAAGTGAATAAAGTTATTACTGTAAAAGAAGTTTTCGATGATAAGTCTTTCCCCTCGCAGGTGTTTATGCTAAAGGGGAAAAACTCCGATTAG
- a CDS encoding Lrp/AsnC family transcriptional regulator: MINETEIILDKTDLHILRLMQENARISNADLARELGMAPSGILERVKKLEQKNVIRQYTARINPEALQQKMLAFIFMKAADGPGCNDTAKQLATIPEVQEVHHVAGDDCYLVKVRTYDSASLMHLMRNEFSKIPNLLSTRTTIVLETVKEQQQLVIPEKL; the protein is encoded by the coding sequence ATGATTAACGAAACAGAAATCATACTGGATAAAACAGACCTGCATATTTTACGATTGATGCAGGAGAATGCCCGTATCAGCAATGCCGACCTTGCACGCGAGCTGGGCATGGCGCCTTCGGGTATCCTGGAACGTGTAAAAAAGCTGGAACAAAAAAATGTGATCCGGCAGTACACAGCGCGCATCAATCCCGAGGCGTTGCAGCAAAAAATGTTAGCCTTTATTTTTATGAAAGCGGCTGATGGCCCGGGCTGCAATGATACTGCCAAACAATTGGCTACAATCCCCGAAGTTCAGGAAGTGCACCATGTTGCCGGTGACGATTGTTACCTGGTAAAAGTTCGTACTTATGATTCTGCCTCCCTGATGCATTTAATGCGGAACGAGTTCAGTAAAATACCCAACCTTTTAAGCACCCGCACCACCATAGTGCTCGAAACGGTTAAGGAACAGCAACAATTGGTTATACCCGAAAAATTATAA
- a CDS encoding EamA family transporter, whose protein sequence is MPLSSKKSAPPLLVIIAFATVYIVWGSTYFFIRLAEQGGMPPFFLGAFRFTIAGLLMMGWCLIKGEKIFVKRDIMNAAVTGILLLFVANGIVIWAEQTLPSAMVAILVSSAPIWFVLLDQPNWGVNFKNKATIVGLVIGFAGVIILFSEQIEKIFAGGGASKLPWMLLLLLGTISWAGGSLFSKHRPTSGSSTVSTAWQMLSAGLVYIPVSFIHNEYAGFNFHSIQTSGWLSVLYLIIFGSIAAYSAYVWLLQVRPATQVSTYAYVNPVIAVILGVVFAMEHISFTQLAGLFIILGSVLLINLAKYRKEKLQLRAAE, encoded by the coding sequence ATGCCTTTATCTTCCAAAAAATCAGCCCCGCCGCTGTTGGTCATTATTGCTTTTGCAACCGTTTATATTGTTTGGGGCTCTACCTATTTTTTTATCCGGTTGGCCGAACAGGGTGGAATGCCCCCGTTTTTTTTGGGAGCTTTCCGTTTTACAATCGCCGGGCTCCTGATGATGGGCTGGTGCTTGATTAAAGGCGAAAAGATTTTTGTGAAACGGGATATCATGAATGCTGCGGTAACAGGAATACTCTTATTATTCGTGGCCAATGGCATTGTAATATGGGCCGAACAAACTTTACCCAGCGCCATGGTAGCTATCCTGGTTTCATCCGCCCCCATCTGGTTTGTATTGCTCGATCAGCCAAACTGGGGCGTCAACTTTAAAAACAAGGCTACCATAGTTGGGCTGGTAATTGGGTTTGCCGGCGTTATTATATTATTCAGCGAGCAGATTGAAAAGATATTTGCGGGCGGCGGTGCTTCAAAATTACCGTGGATGCTCTTACTGTTGTTGGGAACCATTTCATGGGCCGGCGGATCGTTATTTTCAAAACACAGGCCAACCTCTGGCTCTTCGACTGTAAGCACTGCCTGGCAAATGTTAAGCGCGGGCCTTGTGTATATCCCGGTAAGCTTCATCCACAACGAATATGCCGGTTTTAATTTTCACAGCATTCAAACCAGCGGCTGGCTGTCTGTATTGTACCTCATCATTTTCGGCTCAATAGCGGCATATAGCGCTTATGTTTGGTTACTGCAGGTTCGCCCGGCAACACAGGTAAGCACTTATGCGTATGTCAATCCGGTCATAGCAGTAATTTTAGGAGTAGTGTTCGCCATGGAACACATTTCATTTACACAACTGGCAGGCTTATTCATTATTCTTGGCAGTGTGCTGCTCATCAACCTGGCAAAGTACAGAAAAGAAAAACTACAGCTAAGGGCGGCAGAATGA
- a CDS encoding ABC transporter ATP-binding protein produces MQDDMILETISVTKNYFGDKSSGVNNVTIFIPKGKITAIVGESGSGKTTLLNLLFGLMQPDSGEVFFKEERILKREEKLQPAHEAMRLVTQNNQDMDMNATVWDSVRSGLRIGEIGVDTEGKKITDSLHMLDIFPLKDQPFGKLSGGEKQRVTIAKALISKPEVILLDEPFNQVDATYREGLQHDIRHIVKEWGVTIVLVSHDPAEILSMADELIVLKEGEIVENGSPEELYNSPKLLYTAQILASSSQLTADEALKCGIKSKRGTVVVYAEHVKIGKGFGNKWTVKQILFKGFFEELIIERDRVVLRANNYTKGKYTIGSKISITVDDYFEFGKWETPARSLPKGL; encoded by the coding sequence ATGCAAGATGATATGATCCTGGAAACCATATCGGTAACCAAAAATTACTTTGGCGATAAGTCTTCAGGTGTTAATAATGTAACCATATTTATTCCCAAAGGAAAGATAACTGCCATAGTGGGCGAGAGCGGAAGCGGCAAAACTACACTGTTGAATTTACTGTTTGGTTTAATGCAGCCCGATAGCGGTGAGGTTTTTTTTAAGGAAGAACGCATTTTAAAACGCGAGGAAAAGTTGCAGCCCGCACACGAAGCTATGAGGCTGGTTACCCAAAATAACCAGGATATGGATATGAACGCTACGGTATGGGATAGTGTACGGTCCGGGTTGAGAATAGGCGAGATAGGTGTTGATACTGAGGGAAAAAAGATTACCGACTCGCTGCATATGCTTGATATATTTCCGCTGAAAGACCAGCCGTTTGGAAAATTAAGCGGCGGCGAAAAGCAGCGGGTTACTATAGCTAAAGCGTTGATCAGTAAACCCGAAGTTATCTTGCTTGATGAGCCTTTTAATCAGGTAGACGCCACTTACCGCGAAGGACTTCAGCACGACATAAGGCATATTGTAAAAGAGTGGGGGGTAACCATTGTGCTGGTTTCGCATGATCCGGCGGAGATCTTATCAATGGCCGATGAGCTGATTGTGCTGAAAGAAGGTGAAATTGTTGAAAACGGCAGTCCCGAAGAGCTTTATAATTCGCCCAAACTTTTATATACCGCTCAAATATTGGCCAGCAGCAGCCAGCTAACAGCAGACGAAGCCCTGAAATGCGGGATCAAAAGTAAACGCGGCACTGTGGTAGTGTACGCCGAGCACGTTAAAATAGGCAAGGGCTTCGGTAATAAATGGACCGTTAAACAGATCCTGTTCAAAGGTTTTTTTGAGGAATTGATTATTGAGCGTGATCGGGTTGTATTAAGAGCCAACAATTACACCAAAGGTAAATATACGATAGGCAGTAAAATCAGCATCACTGTTGATGATTACTTTGAATTTGGAAAATGGGAAACGCCCGCCCGCTCCCTGCCAAAGGGCCTTTAA
- a CDS encoding DUF1003 domain-containing protein, translating to MEHHSKTWHQTHKESLGFGQRLADSVANGMGSWRFIIIQTLIVAVWMTLNVIGFKYKWDLYPFILLNLLFSTQAAYAAPIIMMAQNRQSERDRAQADADYKTNCEAKVEIEELLEKLNSIEIDKLDKILSLLEKLDKKAN from the coding sequence ATGGAGCATCACTCTAAAACCTGGCATCAAACACACAAGGAGTCGTTAGGATTTGGCCAGCGCCTTGCCGATTCTGTAGCAAACGGCATGGGTTCATGGCGTTTTATTATTATCCAAACGCTGATTGTTGCAGTGTGGATGACCTTAAATGTTATCGGATTTAAATATAAATGGGACCTTTATCCCTTTATATTACTGAACCTTTTGTTTTCAACCCAGGCAGCTTATGCGGCTCCCATTATTATGATGGCTCAAAACCGCCAAAGCGAGCGTGACCGCGCCCAGGCTGATGCTGATTATAAAACAAATTGCGAGGCTAAAGTGGAGATTGAAGAGTTACTTGAAAAACTCAACTCCATTGAAATTGACAAACTGGATAAGATCCTTTCCCTGTTAGAGAAATTGGATAAAAAAGCCAATTAA
- a CDS encoding lysylphosphatidylglycerol synthase transmembrane domain-containing protein, which translates to MTSIEQAIVNEAEEEIKPKTPKQRFWNVVKTILKIAVTVALLIWVFSKVDVNKVKIRLFEANYWWMLAAFVCLASSMIVSAWRLLSFFKSIGLNLNPKYNLRLYFLGLFYNFLLPGGIGGDGYKMYLINKTYKTPVKKLFWSVMFDRLSGLWAIGLITVALIFLIPQIDIHIGIPLGIFVAGSIVYYFVAYKFFRDYTHRFFEAHAKALLLQSLQLLTIICVILGQPEFHQAGFNGKFSPYLLSFLISALASIIPITAGGAGAREAIFTKLSTVFPMIPDLAIFLATSFYLLSLVVALFGVYYVIRPGRLQEGLPPAADLTIDKPSNPAANKI; encoded by the coding sequence ATGACCAGCATTGAACAAGCAATAGTAAACGAAGCGGAAGAGGAGATAAAACCCAAAACGCCTAAGCAACGCTTTTGGAACGTTGTTAAAACTATTTTAAAGATAGCAGTAACCGTAGCTTTACTGATCTGGGTATTCAGCAAGGTTGATGTTAATAAAGTTAAGATCAGGCTGTTTGAGGCAAATTACTGGTGGATGCTGGCTGCATTTGTATGCCTTGCTTCGTCAATGATCGTATCTGCATGGCGATTGCTCAGCTTTTTTAAATCAATAGGATTAAACCTAAACCCTAAGTATAATTTACGGCTATACTTCCTGGGCCTGTTTTATAATTTTCTTCTGCCCGGTGGTATCGGTGGCGATGGGTATAAGATGTACCTGATCAATAAAACCTACAAAACACCGGTTAAAAAGCTGTTTTGGTCGGTAATGTTCGACAGACTGAGCGGACTTTGGGCCATAGGCTTAATCACCGTGGCGTTAATCTTCCTCATCCCTCAAATAGATATTCACATCGGAATCCCGCTGGGAATATTTGTAGCCGGCTCTATAGTTTACTATTTTGTAGCCTACAAGTTTTTCAGGGATTATACCCACAGGTTCTTTGAGGCTCACGCTAAAGCGTTGCTGCTGCAATCGTTACAACTGCTTACCATAATTTGTGTAATTTTAGGCCAGCCTGAATTTCACCAGGCAGGTTTTAATGGTAAATTTTCTCCTTATTTATTATCCTTTTTAATTTCTGCACTGGCATCTATTATTCCTATAACGGCAGGTGGTGCCGGCGCACGGGAGGCTATTTTCACCAAGCTTTCAACTGTGTTCCCAATGATTCCCGACCTGGCTATCTTCCTGGCTACTTCGTTTTATTTATTGTCGCTTGTGGTAGCATTATTTGGTGTTTATTATGTGATACGGCCGGGCAGGCTCCAGGAGGGTTTACCCCCGGCAGCAGATCTGACTATTGATAAGCCATCCAATCCTGCCGCTAACAAAATTTAA